A genomic window from Dehalobacter sp. 12DCB1 includes:
- the ablA gene encoding lysine 2,3-aminomutase: MQRNYRDIPLYKNVTEEQWQDWKWQISNRITRIDQLEQVVNLTLDERLGVEVSLKKLRMAITPYYSTLMDPNDEHCPARRQAIPTVHETKISKFDSCDPLHETVDSPVPGLTHRYPDRVLLLITDQCSMYCRHCTRRRFAGHEDRALSQDNIKRAINYFRAHKEVRDVLLSGGDALCLSDERLEAIIRSIREIKHVEIIRIGTRTPVVMPQRITDTLCEMLKKYHPIWLNTHFNHPKELTVEARMACEKLADAGIPLGNQSVLLKGINDCPYIMRDLVQKLVSSRIRPYYLYQCDLSEGIEHFRTPVSVGIEIIEMLRGHTSGLAIPQFVVDAPGGGGKIPVNPQYLISYSPEKIILRNYEGVICTYSEPRDKTHQCRKCGTCSKFKNKEYRGLEKLYRDEQVCLIPSRNVRLNKREDFHEYRSRRM; the protein is encoded by the coding sequence ATGCAAAGAAATTATAGGGATATACCCTTATATAAAAATGTAACAGAAGAACAGTGGCAGGACTGGAAGTGGCAGATTTCTAACCGAATCACAAGAATTGATCAATTGGAACAAGTAGTCAACCTTACCCTGGATGAGCGCCTGGGAGTAGAAGTAAGTCTAAAAAAATTACGTATGGCAATAACGCCCTACTATTCTACACTTATGGATCCAAATGACGAACATTGCCCGGCAAGGCGGCAAGCAATACCGACGGTTCATGAAACTAAAATATCCAAGTTCGACAGTTGTGATCCGCTGCATGAAACAGTCGACTCGCCAGTCCCGGGTCTTACTCACAGATATCCGGACAGGGTACTTTTGCTTATTACTGATCAGTGTTCAATGTATTGTCGCCACTGTACAAGAAGACGATTTGCCGGGCATGAGGATAGGGCTCTTTCCCAGGACAATATCAAACGGGCGATTAATTATTTCAGAGCGCATAAAGAAGTCAGAGATGTACTTTTGTCAGGAGGGGACGCCTTATGCCTCTCTGATGAAAGGCTGGAAGCAATCATAAGATCAATACGAGAAATCAAACATGTGGAAATAATACGGATAGGCACAAGAACACCAGTTGTCATGCCTCAGAGAATTACCGATACGCTCTGCGAAATGCTGAAAAAATATCATCCAATTTGGCTGAATACTCACTTTAACCACCCCAAGGAACTGACAGTTGAGGCTCGCATGGCATGTGAGAAATTGGCGGATGCCGGAATTCCTCTGGGCAACCAGTCTGTACTTTTAAAAGGCATTAATGATTGCCCCTATATAATGCGTGATTTGGTTCAAAAACTGGTAAGCTCCAGAATCAGACCATATTACCTTTATCAGTGCGACCTTTCAGAAGGAATAGAGCATTTCAGAACTCCGGTTTCTGTAGGGATTGAAATCATAGAAATGCTGCGTGGACATACCTCGGGTCTAGCTATTCCACAGTTTGTTGTGGATGCGCCTGGAGGCGGGGGGAAGATCCCGGTCAATCCACAATACTTGATTTCATATTCCCCTGAAAAGATCATTCTTAGAAATTATGAAGGTGTAATTTGCACGTATAGCGAGCCTCGGGATAAAACGCACCAGTGCCGAAAATGCGGCACGTGCAGTAAATTCAAGAATAAAGAATACCGGGGATTAGAAAAGTTATATAGAGATGAACAAGTGTGCTTGATTCCAAGTAGAAACGTAAGACTCAATAAGAGGGAGGACTTCCATGAATATAGATCAAGACGAATGTAA
- the ablB gene encoding putative beta-lysine N-acetyltransferase, with amino-acid sequence MNIDQDECKNLYTNFSGVDMYVDYRNKRLKILSHSLLSELIIKEIIDYSKKENLGKIIANCYKQDLSIFKECGFVAEGGIDGFFQGEDATCISLFLDTKRKNSLYEEKENRIIDYCVKNTNKFELTKNKNYTIRQAVPDDIPQMVQLFQTVFETYPTPIFSREYLQEVMRDDVLFMVAEEEGKIISIASVVLDKENMNAEITDCATYPKYRGRNILSELIFQLETHLKRNGFATAYSLSRANNLGINRSLSKLGYMYRGRLINNCHICGGFEDMNIWVKTLK; translated from the coding sequence ATGAATATAGATCAAGACGAATGTAAAAATTTATATACTAACTTTTCGGGTGTGGACATGTACGTGGATTATCGCAATAAAAGGCTTAAAATATTGAGTCATTCTCTTTTGTCAGAGTTAATAATCAAAGAGATAATTGATTATTCCAAAAAAGAAAATCTGGGTAAGATTATTGCGAATTGTTATAAACAAGATCTTAGTATCTTTAAGGAATGTGGGTTTGTAGCAGAGGGGGGTATCGACGGTTTTTTTCAGGGAGAGGATGCAACTTGTATATCCCTTTTTCTTGATACAAAGCGCAAAAATTCACTCTATGAGGAGAAAGAAAACAGAATTATCGATTATTGTGTTAAGAATACCAATAAATTTGAGCTGACTAAGAATAAAAACTATACGATAAGGCAGGCCGTGCCGGACGATATTCCCCAGATGGTTCAGCTTTTTCAAACGGTATTTGAAACCTATCCAACTCCTATTTTTAGCAGAGAGTATCTTCAAGAAGTCATGCGGGATGATGTCTTGTTTATGGTGGCGGAAGAGGAAGGGAAAATTATTAGTATTGCTTCGGTGGTTCTAGACAAAGAGAACATGAATGCTGAAATAACTGATTGCGCCACTTATCCAAAGTATAGAGGCAGAAATATATTAAGCGAATTGATATTCCAACTGGAAACACACTTGAAACGTAATGGCTTTGCTACAGCATATAGCCTTTCAAGAGCTAACAATCTTGGGATCAACAGGTCTTTAAGCAAGCTGGGGTATATGTATCGGGGTAGACTAATCAACAACTGCCATATTTGCGGGGGTTTTGAAGATATGAATATTTGGGTAAAAACTTTAAAATAG